The following proteins come from a genomic window of Melioribacteraceae bacterium 4301-Me:
- a CDS encoding sigma-54-dependent transcriptional regulator gives MEKLVFIVDDEESILKLVSQWIRKWGYNTKTFTNGQTMINSLSDEPDLILLDIMLPDIHGNEVLEIIKKKNPHLPVIMLSAQGSVEVAIQSIRLGAFDYFPKPIDSNRLESAIRNAIKNYDLERELKKLKENIQSEYSFDNIITADKKMQETFKMVSKVLDNNITVLIHGESGTGKELIARAIHYNGNRKDYPFVVVNCASIPRELLESELFGHEKGAFTGAHQRKIGKFELANGGTIFLDEIGEMEMSLQAKILRVIQQREFERVGGNEVIKTDVRIISATNIDLKQAVDNKQFREDLYYRLSSFPIYVPPLRERRGDIVILIDHFIKQFNTKLNKNVKGATKQALKLLYDYDWPGNIRELENTIERCMILTDSDYIDVDVLPNNIKGTEATASFKYTSDIFAEDAPIIPFEKLKEEALKHALKVTNGNILEAAKKLKIGRATFYRLMSKYKISPQKAN, from the coding sequence TTGGAAAAGTTAGTATTTATTGTTGATGACGAAGAATCAATTCTAAAATTAGTAAGCCAGTGGATAAGGAAATGGGGATACAATACTAAAACGTTTACAAATGGACAAACTATGATAAACTCCCTTTCCGATGAACCAGATTTGATTTTACTTGATATAATGCTTCCAGATATTCATGGAAATGAAGTGTTAGAAATAATAAAAAAGAAAAACCCCCATTTGCCAGTAATTATGCTTTCTGCACAAGGAAGTGTTGAAGTTGCTATTCAGTCTATCAGACTTGGTGCTTTCGATTACTTCCCCAAACCAATTGACAGCAATCGATTAGAATCTGCTATCCGAAATGCAATTAAAAATTATGACTTAGAAAGAGAATTGAAGAAACTTAAAGAAAATATTCAATCTGAATACAGTTTTGATAACATTATAACAGCTGACAAAAAAATGCAGGAAACCTTTAAAATGGTTTCTAAGGTTCTTGATAACAACATCACAGTACTAATTCATGGCGAGAGCGGCACAGGTAAAGAACTAATAGCACGTGCTATTCATTACAATGGCAATAGAAAAGATTATCCTTTCGTTGTTGTTAATTGTGCTTCAATTCCTAGAGAACTTTTAGAAAGTGAATTGTTCGGCCACGAAAAAGGTGCATTCACAGGTGCACACCAAAGAAAGATTGGAAAATTTGAACTTGCAAACGGTGGCACTATCTTTTTAGACGAAATCGGAGAAATGGAAATGTCTCTCCAAGCCAAAATTCTTAGGGTAATTCAACAAAGGGAATTCGAAAGAGTAGGTGGTAATGAGGTTATAAAAACAGATGTTAGAATTATATCTGCAACAAACATCGATTTAAAACAAGCAGTTGACAATAAACAATTCAGAGAAGATTTGTATTATCGACTTAGTTCTTTTCCAATATACGTTCCGCCTTTACGAGAGCGCAGAGGCGACATCGTCATTTTAATTGACCATTTTATAAAACAATTTAATACCAAGCTTAACAAAAATGTTAAAGGCGCTACAAAACAAGCACTAAAATTATTATACGATTATGACTGGCCAGGTAATATACGCGAACTGGAAAACACAATTGAAAGATGTATGATATTAACCGATAGCGACTATATAGACGTTGACGTTCTACCTAACAATATTAAAGGGACAGAAGCTACTGCTTCCTTTAAATATACTTCAGATATTTTTGCAGAGGATGCACCTATAATCCCATTTGAAAAACTAAAGGAAGAAGCCTTAAAACATGCTCTTAAAGTTACCAATGGAAATATATTAGAAGCAGCAAAAAAGTTAAAAATAGGAAGAGCTACTTTTTATAGATTAATGAGTAAGTATAAAATATCACCACAAAAAGCAAATTAA
- a CDS encoding carboxypeptidase-like regulatory domain-containing protein gives MKKTIYIGALLVLSFFYSCNAPRTNPLDPQNPNYSLGQLDGYVFTPSRIPLNKVRVTWKNENITVETDSTGYFKIQGIQRKNGTLYYEKLGYANDSVLVEWGDQKSKRIEDKILIYVTGQLDGFVFNPERSPLQGVKVLWNNQNILVQTDINGHYLFSNLAKNNGLLYFEKDGFAKDSVNVVWDNQENYHVADKILNYTIGQIDGYVYDPDKIPIKNVKIIWGNQNLLATSDQNGHYLLTNVSMKNGKLYFEKDGFASDSVNVIWGTQKNYHVPDKTLIYTIGTIDGYVKTVALPRLPIPNAKVSWKNQNIVVTTNSNGYYKIDNVPKQNGTIYFEKEGYSPDSSLVQWGSQKSYRVEDIFLNSIPTLDYYNIYTSVENKFPDIQSFKIFFECTISDKENDVDSVFVSSNSINFKKQLIFNPTTKNYENNFTTSDLNLTSFENVIGKNFDIIVKERSGKTFNIGSSYVKRIIKQEIIIDSPSNKQVVSSTPQLNWQRFLPGFNFKYRIEIYTDEIQPVLVWSKDNISQDAINYIVDQSLQTGDYFWVIWCVDEFKNKSRSKPASFVVQ, from the coding sequence GTGAAAAAAACAATTTATATTGGTGCTTTGCTTGTTTTATCATTTTTTTATTCATGTAATGCACCAAGAACTAACCCGCTTGACCCGCAGAACCCAAATTATTCATTAGGTCAATTAGACGGGTATGTATTCACGCCTTCAAGAATTCCATTAAACAAAGTTAGAGTTACTTGGAAGAACGAAAATATAACAGTTGAAACAGACTCAACTGGTTATTTTAAGATTCAGGGGATACAAAGAAAAAATGGAACTCTCTACTACGAGAAACTCGGCTATGCTAACGATTCTGTCTTGGTAGAGTGGGGAGACCAAAAGTCGAAAAGAATAGAGGATAAAATTTTAATTTATGTAACGGGCCAATTAGATGGTTTTGTTTTTAATCCCGAGCGTTCACCATTACAAGGTGTTAAAGTGCTTTGGAATAATCAAAATATTTTAGTACAAACTGATATTAATGGTCATTATCTCTTTTCCAATTTAGCTAAGAACAATGGACTGCTATATTTTGAAAAAGATGGCTTCGCTAAAGACTCTGTGAATGTAGTGTGGGACAACCAGGAAAATTACCACGTAGCTGATAAAATATTAAATTACACAATCGGTCAAATTGACGGTTACGTTTACGACCCAGATAAAATACCTATAAAAAATGTAAAAATAATCTGGGGAAATCAAAACTTATTAGCCACATCCGACCAAAATGGGCATTATTTACTCACAAACGTTTCAATGAAGAATGGGAAACTTTATTTTGAGAAGGACGGTTTTGCAAGCGATTCTGTTAATGTAATCTGGGGCACACAAAAAAATTATCACGTTCCGGATAAAACTTTAATTTACACTATTGGTACAATTGATGGATATGTAAAAACCGTTGCATTGCCTCGTCTTCCAATTCCAAATGCAAAAGTATCATGGAAAAACCAAAACATTGTTGTAACAACTAACTCTAATGGATATTACAAAATAGATAATGTCCCAAAGCAAAATGGAACAATTTATTTTGAAAAAGAAGGCTACAGCCCGGATTCTTCTTTAGTTCAATGGGGCAGCCAAAAAAGCTATAGGGTAGAAGATATATTCTTAAACTCGATACCAACTTTAGACTACTATAACATTTACACCTCAGTCGAAAATAAATTTCCAGATATACAATCCTTCAAAATATTTTTTGAGTGCACAATTTCCGATAAAGAAAATGATGTCGACTCAGTATTTGTTTCTTCTAACTCAATTAATTTTAAAAAACAACTGATTTTCAACCCAACTACTAAAAACTATGAGAACAATTTTACTACGTCGGATTTAAACTTAACTTCGTTTGAAAATGTTATAGGTAAAAATTTTGATATTATCGTAAAAGAACGGTCGGGGAAGACTTTTAACATTGGCAGCTCTTATGTTAAAAGAATAATTAAACAAGAAATAATAATCGATTCACCTTCAAATAAGCAGGTAGTAAGTTCAACACCACAGTTAAACTGGCAGCGGTTTTTGCCTGGTTTTAACTTTAAATATCGAATTGAAATTTACACCGATGAAATACAACCTGTACTTGTGTGGTCGAAAGACAATATATCTCAAGACGCTATTAATTATATTGTAGACCAAAGCTTGCAAACAGGGGATTATTTCTGGGTAATTTGGTGTGTAGATGAATTTAAAAATAAATCTCGCTCTAAACCAGCATCGTTCGTAGTTCAATAA
- a CDS encoding serine/threonine-protein kinase: MSNLSTEILFDRFEIIEILKKDEHASVFLANHIYLSKKIILKILNTERIADNSLVERFKREAKILAQLDHPNIIKVLDFGTNKEYFYISFEYFEGQSLRNLLKKNELTLQQKEQLTIQLFKGLDYAHNNKIIHRDIKPENIFVNTNYHLKIGDFGLALSAEDTLVTQPYSIVGTPSYMSPEQIRGEKLTHKSDLFSAGLVIFEMFTGKNPFVQENINLTINKIMSFNEEELINDLSVLPELYKKIIIRLLRKNPAQRYSSANEVLKELNVTNELQNYINEQSATADIKTVTFTSKKKKTRVIIAIAIVLFIASFFILYTQLHINNNKNTILNNANKTQTAEQQPKEPQKELSNVGDSKIDKPKEKEKESINIPKEDNQNKVIPIVPPATTKPSKLFVDCYPWAEIYIDGVKKDVTPLINPLSLDPGEHTMKLINPDYPPYMALIKIEPNENSYIKVNLDTTLAFLECNVFPWGNLYLNGELKGQTPLRGLIRLFPGKNRITIKNPAYKDIDTTFIAKKGDTLKLFFKFKK, encoded by the coding sequence ATGTCAAATCTTTCAACGGAAATATTATTTGATCGATTTGAGATAATTGAGATTCTTAAAAAAGATGAACACGCAAGTGTTTTTCTTGCTAATCATATTTACTTATCGAAAAAAATAATTCTTAAAATACTCAATACAGAAAGAATTGCAGATAATTCTTTAGTAGAAAGATTTAAAAGAGAAGCAAAAATTTTAGCACAACTAGACCATCCAAACATTATAAAGGTATTAGATTTTGGCACTAACAAAGAATATTTCTACATATCGTTTGAGTATTTTGAAGGACAAAGCTTGCGCAATTTACTCAAAAAAAATGAACTCACCTTACAGCAAAAAGAACAGCTGACAATACAACTTTTTAAGGGATTAGACTATGCGCACAACAACAAAATTATTCATAGAGATATAAAACCAGAAAATATATTTGTTAATACAAATTATCACCTAAAAATAGGAGATTTTGGCTTAGCGCTTTCCGCTGAAGATACATTAGTAACCCAACCGTATTCAATTGTTGGCACACCAAGTTATATGTCGCCCGAACAAATAAGAGGCGAAAAACTTACACACAAAAGTGACTTATTCTCGGCTGGCTTGGTCATTTTTGAAATGTTCACCGGCAAAAATCCTTTCGTACAAGAGAATATTAACCTCACCATCAACAAAATAATGAGTTTTAATGAGGAAGAATTAATAAACGATTTATCTGTATTACCAGAACTGTATAAAAAAATAATTATTAGACTGCTTAGAAAAAACCCGGCTCAAAGGTACAGCTCAGCTAACGAGGTATTAAAGGAATTAAATGTAACTAATGAACTTCAAAACTATATAAATGAACAATCAGCAACTGCAGATATAAAAACTGTCACTTTTACTTCAAAGAAAAAGAAGACGAGAGTTATTATAGCAATTGCAATTGTTTTATTCATCGCCAGTTTTTTTATCCTCTATACCCAACTGCATATTAACAATAATAAAAACACAATACTTAATAATGCCAATAAAACTCAAACTGCTGAACAACAACCAAAAGAACCTCAAAAGGAATTAAGCAATGTGGGCGATTCTAAAATTGACAAACCAAAAGAAAAGGAAAAAGAATCTATTAATATTCCCAAAGAAGATAACCAGAACAAAGTAATTCCAATTGTACCGCCGGCAACTACAAAGCCGAGCAAATTATTTGTTGACTGCTACCCTTGGGCTGAAATTTATATCGATGGCGTGAAAAAAGATGTAACACCATTAATAAATCCATTGAGCTTGGACCCGGGAGAACATACAATGAAATTAATTAATCCGGACTATCCCCCTTATATGGCATTAATTAAAATTGAGCCCAATGAAAATTCTTACATTAAAGTAAATTTAGATACTACACTGGCTTTCTTAGAATGCAACGTATTCCCTTGGGGAAATTTATATTTGAACGGCGAATTAAAAGGTCAAACTCCTTTAAGAGGTCTAATTAGACTCTTCCCAGGCAAAAATAGAATTACAATTAAAAATCCAGCCTACAAAGATATTGATACTACTTTCATAGCTAAAAAGGGAGATACACTTAAGCTATTTTTTAAATTCAAGAAATAA
- a CDS encoding sigma-54 interaction domain-containing protein encodes MSESLIENIVHLKNLTKEEYEALYKFTQVLNSSTHHESLIEDVIDIVIKVINAERGLFAKYDFTKDEFSIVTGRKISNETISNLDEFSSGILRKVVNEKKPILYHDVQADPNLSQFQSVQIQQIKSVIGVPIFRDDKIWGVIIADSQLNRKEFTEENLIFLNFFSNLVSLALDKIIQFEELEKENRILINQLQAVEEIPEMIGNSSAMRALAKLVHKVAQTDATVLIIGESGTGKELVARAIHKLSKRKDRPFLAQFCGSIPDNLLESELFGYKKGAFTGANTDKIGLLEAAGQGTFFLDEIGDISMALQAKLLRVLENREIIRLGDVNVRKIEARIIAATNKDLHEMTKEGQFREDLFYRLNVFPIKIPPLRERRSDIPILTKHFVEKFSNKKISIHPRAIKKLETYYWPGNIRQLINVIQRSLILCDSDVLTEEHIILEDQDEMKNFNGTLDEFEIFLLKKRLEQFNGNRTLAAKSLGVSVRWVQLKLKEIGEQI; translated from the coding sequence ATGTCTGAATCATTAATTGAAAATATTGTGCATTTAAAAAATCTTACAAAAGAAGAGTATGAAGCACTGTACAAATTTACTCAGGTTCTTAATTCCTCTACTCATCACGAATCATTAATAGAAGATGTAATAGATATAGTAATAAAAGTAATTAACGCTGAAAGAGGATTATTTGCCAAGTACGATTTCACAAAAGATGAATTTAGTATTGTTACCGGCAGAAAAATTTCCAATGAAACCATTTCAAACCTGGATGAGTTTTCCTCAGGTATTTTAAGAAAGGTTGTAAATGAAAAAAAACCAATTCTTTATCATGATGTTCAAGCTGATCCAAATTTATCTCAATTCCAAAGTGTGCAAATACAACAAATTAAATCGGTAATTGGTGTTCCAATTTTTAGGGATGATAAAATTTGGGGGGTAATTATAGCAGATAGTCAACTGAACAGAAAAGAATTCACAGAAGAAAATTTAATCTTTCTTAACTTTTTCTCTAATCTTGTATCACTTGCACTTGACAAAATCATACAATTTGAAGAACTAGAAAAAGAAAACAGAATATTAATTAATCAACTTCAGGCTGTTGAAGAAATCCCGGAGATGATTGGCAACAGTTCTGCGATGAGAGCTCTTGCAAAGCTTGTTCATAAAGTGGCACAAACAGACGCAACAGTTTTAATAATTGGGGAAAGTGGTACCGGTAAAGAACTTGTCGCAAGAGCAATTCATAAACTAAGCAAGAGAAAAGACAGACCCTTTCTCGCTCAATTCTGCGGTTCTATTCCAGATAACTTATTAGAAAGTGAACTGTTCGGATATAAAAAAGGTGCTTTTACAGGCGCCAACACCGATAAGATTGGTCTTTTAGAAGCTGCAGGTCAAGGCACTTTCTTTTTAGATGAGATTGGTGATATTTCTATGGCATTGCAGGCTAAACTTTTACGCGTCCTGGAAAATAGAGAAATTATAAGGTTAGGAGATGTAAACGTTAGAAAAATTGAAGCAAGAATAATTGCAGCTACCAATAAAGATTTGCATGAAATGACCAAAGAAGGACAATTCAGAGAAGATTTATTTTATCGATTAAATGTTTTTCCAATAAAAATTCCACCTTTAAGAGAAAGAAGAAGTGATATCCCAATATTGACAAAACATTTTGTAGAAAAATTCAGTAACAAAAAAATAAGTATTCATCCACGTGCAATTAAAAAATTGGAAACATATTATTGGCCCGGCAATATCCGTCAATTAATTAATGTTATACAAAGATCCTTGATACTTTGTGACTCAGACGTGCTTACGGAAGAGCATATAATTTTAGAAGACCAGGACGAAATGAAAAATTTCAATGGCACTTTAGATGAATTTGAAATTTTTCTTTTGAAAAAACGACTTGAACAATTCAATGGAAATCGAACCTTGGCGGCTAAATCGTTGGGTGTTTCTGTAAGATGGGTGCAGCTTAAATTAAAAGAAATAGGCGAGCAAATTTAA
- a CDS encoding PAS domain S-box protein translates to MKINSDFTDIINALQTVLYEADADLKKILFISNAVRMLYGYTPEEIYKTNSLLKDAIYSEDLIGYNNFIEKIKNGEESSVQYRIKDRFGKEHWVKHTGVPIFKDGKLTKIVGTLNDITEEKIIQLKLEKSEERFRTLIETADDLMFILDGFGYFTLVNSSGAKALGYNPEDMKGKHFLEFIAKEDETKIAEAFQQILNNKNSTIFEAKFINKSNKEVIFEIHARPTFSDGEISGMLSIGRNITNRIQNEKKIRDLNAKLIEANRIISIERERAKHKINVLEELNRLKSEFISNISHELRTPLASIVGFAETIINDSDIPRETILEFNEIILSEGKRLAKLINDLLDFSKLETGEEKLNISSFNLIQLINEIINEFDKQLKKKELVLTKDFPKEEVILNGDYARLSKVFTNLLSNAVKFTGNGGRISVIINDFEKEVEIDISDTGVGIPEKEIPNLFQKFSKIKSTFSQATGVGFGLVAVKQIIDLHKGLISVKSQVGNGTTFIIRLPK, encoded by the coding sequence ATGAAAATTAACAGCGATTTCACAGACATTATAAATGCTCTTCAAACAGTACTTTATGAAGCTGATGCGGATTTAAAGAAAATACTTTTCATTTCCAATGCAGTCAGAATGCTTTACGGATATACCCCGGAAGAAATATACAAAACAAACTCATTGTTAAAAGATGCAATTTATTCAGAAGATTTAATTGGTTACAATAATTTTATTGAAAAGATCAAAAATGGTGAAGAGAGTTCAGTCCAATATAGAATTAAAGATAGATTTGGCAAAGAACACTGGGTTAAACATACTGGCGTTCCAATATTTAAAGATGGAAAATTAACAAAGATTGTAGGCACACTAAATGATATCACAGAAGAAAAAATAATCCAACTCAAATTAGAAAAATCAGAAGAACGGTTCAGAACACTGATTGAAACAGCTGATGACCTAATGTTTATCTTGGACGGGTTCGGCTATTTCACACTTGTTAACAGCAGCGGGGCAAAGGCATTAGGTTATAACCCCGAAGATATGAAAGGCAAACACTTTTTAGAATTTATTGCAAAAGAAGACGAGACAAAAATTGCCGAAGCATTTCAACAAATATTGAACAATAAAAACTCTACAATATTCGAAGCTAAGTTTATAAACAAATCTAACAAAGAAGTAATATTCGAAATTCATGCACGACCCACTTTCAGCGATGGAGAGATTTCCGGAATGCTTAGCATTGGGAGAAACATTACTAATAGAATTCAAAATGAGAAAAAGATTCGTGATTTAAACGCAAAACTAATAGAAGCAAACAGAATAATTTCAATAGAACGCGAGCGCGCTAAACACAAAATTAATGTATTAGAGGAATTGAACAGGTTAAAAAGTGAATTTATATCAAACATCTCTCACGAATTACGCACACCCTTAGCCTCAATTGTGGGATTTGCTGAGACAATTATAAACGATTCGGATATTCCACGAGAAACAATATTAGAATTTAACGAGATTATTTTATCAGAAGGGAAAAGACTTGCAAAGCTAATAAACGATTTACTTGACTTTTCAAAATTAGAGACCGGCGAAGAAAAATTAAATATTAGCTCTTTCAATCTAATACAGCTCATTAATGAAATAATAAATGAATTCGACAAACAACTGAAGAAAAAAGAACTAGTGTTGACAAAGGATTTTCCCAAAGAAGAAGTAATTTTAAACGGTGACTATGCACGCCTATCTAAAGTTTTTACAAATTTATTGTCAAATGCAGTTAAATTTACTGGCAATGGCGGAAGAATCTCTGTAATTATAAACGACTTTGAAAAGGAGGTTGAAATTGATATTAGTGATACGGGCGTGGGAATCCCAGAAAAAGAAATACCAAACCTTTTTCAAAAATTTTCTAAAATAAAATCTACTTTCTCTCAGGCTACAGGCGTTGGATTCGGCTTAGTGGCAGTAAAGCAAATTATCGATCTTCATAAAGGCTTAATTAGTGTTAAAAGCCAAGTTGGCAACGGCACTACATTTATAATTCGTTTACCCAAATAA